TGCCTTCGGTAAACTGATAAACGCCAAATTTCTCGCGCGGGTCGCGGCCAGGTTTGGCCAGCTCCTCCATAATGTCCTTCAGCGTTGGCAGCCCCGCACTTTCAGTGATAAACTCATGAATATCTATCTGCTTTCGCAGCGTATCATCCTCGATCAGCGCGCCGATGGTTACCTTTAGCTTTTTCGCCATCTTAGCCACAATGTGATAGCTCTCAGGATGCACGGCACTATGGTCGAGCGGGTTTTCGCTTTCGCGGATGCGTAGAAATCCCGCCGCCTGTTCAAAGGATTTTGGCCCGAAACGCTTCACCTTTTTGAGGCTTTCGCGTGAAGCAAAGGCGCCATTTTCGTTGCGATGTTCGATGATGTTTTGTGCCAGCGCCGGGCCGATTCCCGCCACGTTGGCAAGCAGTTGCGGACTGGCGGTGTTCACCTCCACTCCTACCGCATTCACACAACTGGCCACCGTATCTTCCAGGCTTCCGGCAAGCAGCGTTTGGTTTACGTCGTGCTGGTACTGCCCCACGCCAATGGAGCGCGGATCGATTTTGACGAGTTCGGCCAGCGGATCCATCAGCCGGCGCCCGATGGAGACGGCGCCACGAACAGTGACGTCGTAATTGGGAAACTCCTCGCGTGCCACCGCCGACGCCGAATATACCGAAGCGCCACTTTCGTTGACCATCACAGCGATTACTTCGCGGTTGAAGCGCAGATATTTCACCATCCGCTCCGTTTCGCGCCCGGCAGTGCCGTTGCCAATAGCGATAGCATCAATTTTATACGCAGCCACCAGATGTTCAATTTTGTTGATGGATTGTTTTACCTCACTTTGTGGCGGATGCGGATAGATGGTCTCGTTGTGTAGCAACTTTCCCTGTGCGTCGAGGCACACGAGTTTGCATCCGGAGCGGAAACCCGGATCGATGGCCAACACATTTTTCTGTCCCAGCGGCGGTGCCATCAGCAACTGCCGCACGTTGTCGGCAAAAACGCGGATGGATTCGCGGTCGGCGCGTTCTTTGGCCTGATTGCGATATTCAGTTTCTAACGAAGGCTGCAAGAGCCGTTTGTACGAATCTTTTAGCGCAAGCTGCACCTGAGCGGCAGCCTCCGAAGAATTTTTGATAAGACGCTTTTTTAAAATCTCAACGGCAACTTCTTCGGGCGGTGCTACTTCCACACGGAGCAAGCCTTCGTTTCCACCGCGAAACATGGCCAGCACCCGGTGCGATGGGGCGCGATGCAGCGACTCCGAAAATTCGAAATAGTTGCTGTAATTACCGGCAAATTCCTCTTTATCTTTGATCACCCTTGAGCTTATGGTGGCCTGCGTGGCAAACAGTCGCCGCAGCCGTTGGCGCACGCCGGCGTTCTCGTTGGTCCATTCAGCGATGATGTCGCGCGCGCCGCTCAGAGCATCATCGGTGGTAGGAACATCTTTGGCAGCATCGACATATTTTTTGGCTACAGCCACAACATCGCCGGCATTTTGCGCTATGACGATTTTGGCGAGCGGCTCCAATCCGCGTTCCCGCGCTATCATGGCGCGCGTGCGGCGCTTGGGACGATAGGGCAGATAAATATCTTCAAGCTCGGCCAGCGACTCCGCCTCTTCGATCTGGCGGCGCAGCTCGTCGGTGAGCAAGTCGTTTTCGGTGAGCGTACCGAGAATGCTCGCCCGGCGTTTGTCGATCTCGTCGAGTTTATTTTTACGGTCGCGGATTGCGGCAAGCTGCACCTCGTCGAGGCCACCGGTGGCTTCTTTGCGGTAACGCGCCACAAAAGGAATGGTGTCGCCCTGGGCAAAAAGCAGCAGCGTGCTCTTCACCTGATTTTCGCTAATTCCCAACTCTTCGGCGATAAGCCGCACATGACGGTTTTCAGAATCCATATTTTAGAATGTTTTTATAATTATCCGGGGCTAAAGCCCCATGAAACTTTGTGTCTTTTTATCCCCCGACCTGAAGCCCGGGGTTAGTAATCCCCGCACCGGATAGCACCCAAATTAATCCTAATAATCACACCTTTTCAATTTTCAAATCAGCATGTTCATCCGATGGCAGATATACCAGGTAGCGCTCCACGTCGGTCATTCCCATGGCCTGAAGCGCTGCGGCATAGGTTTCCATCTGCTTGTGATGCATCTGGTTTTCCTTTCCGGTTTTGTAATCGATAACTGCCGCACCGGTTGCAAGCTTCACTACGCGGTCGGGTCGCAAAACATTGCCATCGGGCAAAAGGATGTCGCGTTCGGTCATCACCTCTGCGCCGGGAGCAAAAAATGGCGCCAGTGTGGAGTGGCTCACAAGCTGATCCAAATCTTTGGCAACAGCCTCCTTTTCGGCAGCAGCCAAAAACCCCTGCATGGCAGCCTGCTCAATCGCGCCGCGGATATCGGCAGAAGTGTTGATCTGCGACAAGAGATGGTGCATCATAATGCCGCGGTCACGACGCCGGTCGGGAGCAGCGCCTTCCCAAAATTCCGGCGCACGGTAACGAATACTCAGCTTTTCGCTCCAGCGTCCGGCATGCAATTGTTCACTAGCTTTCTCATCATGTTCCAGCGTTTTTTCTTCTGATTTTAAATCTTCAGAAACATCTGCACCGAAATGGTAATGCAACTTTTCTGCATCCCACAATTCTTTTGACTCGAGGTATTGATAAAAAATGTCAGCACCATCCAAAAATTTCTCTGAAATACTCCAGGCGTCGTCCTTTTTCTCATTGGCTTTACTTTCCATCATTACCACAAGCCGCTCTACCGGACGCGTCATGGCAACGTAAAGAACATTGAGCGCGTCAAGCATCGACTTGCCGCATTCAGCTTCGTTGAGCGCTGACTGGCTGCTAGCTTTTAATATATCGCCCGTTTTAACCAATGCCACCGGCAATGGGGTATCCTGCTGAAACTGCGGATCGATCCACAGGAACTCACCACTATTTTTCGATTTGATATTGGCATAGGGCAGGATCACCACCGGAAACTGCAAGCCCTTTGCTTTGTGAATGGTCATCACCGTGACCGCCTGCATGGTTTCGGGCACCACGATGGATTCTTTCTGGCATTCCTCATCCCAAAAGCGCAAAAAGTCGGGGATGCCTTCGGGATTGGTAGCGGTGTATTTGATGACGATATCGATAAAAAACCGGACAAAGTCGTTGCGACCGCCTTCCGACAATTCAAAAACACGAATTACCTCGTGCACCAGATCGGTCAGGCTCAGACTGGCCAGCCTGTCAAAATCACAATCATATCCGAAAACCTCGTACAGCAAGGCCGAAAGAGTAAGTCCATCCGGGTTTTTGGTATTAATATCAATGCTCAAATTCAGAAGCTGATGCAAATCCACAACCTTTTCGGGAGAGCGACTAAAGAGGAAAACGAGCATTTCGCCGATGTTGATCTTGTTGGTTTTATCATTAATAAACCGAAGAAGCGCAATGATAAAACTCACTTCCGGGCTTGAGATAAGCAACAGCGCCTCGCTCGTAACCACGCTGATGCCGTTGTAGGTGAGATGCTGCGCAATGTTGCTTGCCTGATCATTTTGTCGAGTCAGAATGGCAATCTGTCCGGGCTGGAATGTATGAAGCTGCTTTTGTACCTGCTCCATAATGGCATCCATCCATTGCTGCTGTTTGTCACCCTTGGTTTCGGTTTCGGTATCTGTTTCGGTTTCTGCATCAGTTTGTTTTTTTTCAAATTTTAAAAAATGGATGTCGACAGTGCCGCCGGTTTTCTTTTCGTCCACCTTTTGCGGACTGCAATCGTAGATGGTTTGCAAATTTTCAGGCACCAATTGTTTGGCAAATTCAAAAAAATCATTGTTAAATTCCACCACTTCCCGAAACGAGCGGTAGTTGGTACCAAGCTCCAGCTCTTTGCAATGGTGTCGCAACAGGTTTTCGCGCTGCTGCATTATCGGATCTCCGTCGTGGTGCATCAACGCCG
This window of the Bacteroidales bacterium genome carries:
- a CDS encoding Tex family protein → MDSENRHVRLIAEELGISENQVKSTLLLFAQGDTIPFVARYRKEATGGLDEVQLAAIRDRKNKLDEIDKRRASILGTLTENDLLTDELRRQIEEAESLAELEDIYLPYRPKRRTRAMIARERGLEPLAKIVIAQNAGDVVAVAKKYVDAAKDVPTTDDALSGARDIIAEWTNENAGVRQRLRRLFATQATISSRVIKDKEEFAGNYSNYFEFSESLHRAPSHRVLAMFRGGNEGLLRVEVAPPEEVAVEILKKRLIKNSSEAAAQVQLALKDSYKRLLQPSLETEYRNQAKERADRESIRVFADNVRQLLMAPPLGQKNVLAIDPGFRSGCKLVCLDAQGKLLHNETIYPHPPQSEVKQSINKIEHLVAAYKIDAIAIGNGTAGRETERMVKYLRFNREVIAVMVNESGASVYSASAVAREEFPNYDVTVRGAVSIGRRLMDPLAELVKIDPRSIGVGQYQHDVNQTLLAGSLEDTVASCVNAVGVEVNTASPQLLANVAGIGPALAQNIIEHRNENGAFASRESLKKVKRFGPKSFEQAAGFLRIRESENPLDHSAVHPESYHIVAKMAKKLKVTIGALIEDDTLRKQIDIHEFITESAGLPTLKDIMEELAKPGRDPREKFGVYQFTEGINSLNDLKPGMVLNGLVTNITAFGAFVDVGVHQDGLVHKSKIADTFVHDPADHVRLNQRVKVKVESVDKARKRIQFTMAGVEQPKYAW
- a CDS encoding UvrD-helicase domain-containing protein codes for the protein MSFTIYKSSAGSGKTYTLVKEYLNLVMQQPEDYRHILAITFTNKAAGEMKDRILQYLALMAYDVADDKDRGMLAGLSAHYCDLLQGDAAAVQARAQLVLGNILHDYSNFAIGTIDSFVNSIVRSFARELKLPAGFEVELSAENLLRKSVDALLSKAGVEAELTTLLVSFIKTKMEDEKSWNIENEIFKFGKIMLREDSQLAADKLRHLSINDFKLIQQQLSKHCASIETKIKVPASDAMKLLSQNGITGEMMYRGGTGVYSYFERIANGDFSKPEPNKFVQNMLDNQKWYSGKCPSDKRVIIENLQSELEDLLHLTSDTIQNLLLAYNLHKLVLTHIYEMALLNEIEKVMQDFRDNENIVHISEFNKRIATIVQREPVPFIYERIGEKYRHFLIDEFQDTSVLQWHNMLPLLENSLASNHFNMIVGDGKQAIYRFRNGDVEQFAALPALMHHDGDPIMQQRENLLRHHCKELELGTNYRSFREVVEFNNDFFEFAKQLVPENLQTIYDCSPQKVDEKKTGGTVDIHFLKFEKKQTDAETETDTETETKGDKQQQWMDAIMEQVQKQLHTFQPGQIAILTRQNDQASNIAQHLTYNGISVVTSEALLLISSPEVSFIIALLRFINDKTNKINIGEMLVFLFSRSPEKVVDLHQLLNLSIDINTKNPDGLTLSALLYEVFGYDCDFDRLASLSLTDLVHEVIRVFELSEGGRNDFVRFFIDIVIKYTATNPEGIPDFLRFWDEECQKESIVVPETMQAVTVMTIHKAKGLQFPVVILPYANIKSKNSGEFLWIDPQFQQDTPLPVALVKTGDILKASSQSALNEAECGKSMLDALNVLYVAMTRPVERLVVMMESKANEKKDDAWSISEKFLDGADIFYQYLESKELWDAEKLHYHFGADVSEDLKSEEKTLEHDEKASEQLHAGRWSEKLSIRYRAPEFWEGAAPDRRRDRGIMMHHLLSQINTSADIRGAIEQAAMQGFLAAAEKEAVAKDLDQLVSHSTLAPFFAPGAEVMTERDILLPDGNVLRPDRVVKLATGAAVIDYKTGKENQMHHKQMETYAAALQAMGMTDVERYLVYLPSDEHADLKIEKV